The sequence below is a genomic window from Selenomonas ruminantium subsp. lactilytica TAM6421.
GCTTGTGGCAAAGAACAAGAGAGGCTGTGAAAAAGATTCTGCCCTGGTTGAGGGAAACCTTCTTTTTCACAGCCTCTCTCTACATAGAAAAAGACATTGGTACTTGCAGTGTCTGATATGCTCCCTATTAGGTAGACAGAAGAAATAATAAAACTGTCTGCTTGATAGGGAGCATTTTATGTACAAGAAGAGATTATCACCCGAAGAGAAAATCCACTTCATTGAAAAGTATAAACGTGGAGAGGGCAGTTATGCCTCCATAGCCGCGGATGCAGGCGTTGACAGCAGATCCTTCAGGCAATGGGTTCGTAACTATGATGCTTGCGGCCCGGATGTATTCTTCAAACGACATCATCAGCGCTATTCTGTTGAATTTAAGGAAACTGCTATCCACGATTATCTTTCTGGCGTGGATTCACAAGATGCTATATGCCGAAAATACGGACTTCGTTCGCGGAGACAGCTACAAGACTGGATTATGAAGTATAATAGTCACGAGGAACTTAAACCATCCGGTACAGGAGGGAGCACCATCGTGACTAAAGGCAGAAAAACTACATTTGATGAACGGGTATCCATTGTAGAGGATTGCATTGCAAATGGCCGTGATTATGCTTTGACGGCGGAGAAATTCGATGTTTCTTACCAGCAGGTCTATACCTGGGTCAGGAAATATGACCAAAAGGGAATCGAAGGCCTCAAGGACGGCAGAGGCCGCAGGAAGCCTGAGTCTGAGATGAACGAGCTGGAACGGCTCAGATATGAAAACCGCATGCAGAAGGCTCAGTTGCTACAAAAGCAGATGGAGATAGATTTTCTAAAAAAACTCGAGGAATTGGAAAGGCGGTGATACTAGACAGAACTCGTAATACGGCTGCCTACCGGGCGATACTGGAGCTCAGCAGTATCTGTAAGGATTATCCAGTCAAGGCGTTATGCAGGTTGGGCCGTGTAACCAGGGCTGCGTATTACAAATGGCTTCACAGGAAGCTGGGACAAAACGAAGAAACGAACCAGAAGCTTGCTGCCCTGGCAGAATCAATCCATAAGGAGCATCCAGATATGGGCTACCGAAGGATTCGAGATAAGATTGAGCATGACCATGGCCTGCATGCTAATGACAAGCGTATCCTGCGTATATGCCGCAAGAAGAGACTGCGCTCCGTAATAAAAGGACGTCACAACTGTTGCACCAGGCCTGCTGTTGATCCATACTATACAGCAGAGAATGTGCTCAACAGGGATTTCCATGCAGATAAATACAACCAGAAATGGGTTACGGATGTGACCGAATTCAAGTACTTTCCTGAATACGGAACCGTTAAAAAGGTATATCTGAGTGCCATCCTTGACCTCTGTGATCGCCGGCCTGTTGCCTATGTTATTGGTGACAGCAACAATAACCAGTTGGTATTCCAAACCTTTGACAAAGCTCTTGAAGCCAATCCAGGGGCACATCCCTTGTTTCATAGTGACCGTGGCTTTCAGTACACCAATAAGTTGTTCCGCGCCAAAATTGAACAGGCCGGTATGACACAAAGCATGTCCCGTGTAGCACATTGCCTAGACAATGGCCCCATGGAAGGCTTCTGGGGTATCTTGAAGCGCGAGATGTACTACAGGCGCAGATTTACTTCCCGGCAAGAGTTGGTTGAGTCAATTGAGGAATATATAAGATATTA
It includes:
- a CDS encoding helix-turn-helix domain-containing protein, producing MYKKRLSPEEKIHFIEKYKRGEGSYASIAADAGVDSRSFRQWVRNYDACGPDVFFKRHHQRYSVEFKETAIHDYLSGVDSQDAICRKYGLRSRRQLQDWIMKYNSHEELKPSGTGGSTIVTKGRKTTFDERVSIVEDCIANGRDYALTAEKFDVSYQQVYTWVRKYDQKGIEGLKDGRGRRKPESEMNELERLRYENRMQKAQLLQKQMEIDFLKKLEELERR
- a CDS encoding IS3 family transposase — its product is MILDRTRNTAAYRAILELSSICKDYPVKALCRLGRVTRAAYYKWLHRKLGQNEETNQKLAALAESIHKEHPDMGYRRIRDKIEHDHGLHANDKRILRICRKKRLRSVIKGRHNCCTRPAVDPYYTAENVLNRDFHADKYNQKWVTDVTEFKYFPEYGTVKKVYLSAILDLCDRRPVAYVIGDSNNNQLVFQTFDKALEANPGAHPLFHSDRGFQYTNKLFRAKIEQAGMTQSMSRVAHCLDNGPMEGFWGILKREMYYRRRFTSRQELVESIEEYIRYYTYDRPQRHLGIRTPSEYHEKLVGAA